A genomic window from Diospyros lotus cultivar Yz01 chromosome 2, ASM1463336v1, whole genome shotgun sequence includes:
- the LOC127794244 gene encoding nucleolar protein 58: MGETGEPKKDEHEKEEKHADREDKEEKDKKKKKKKKKDKEGKDKEDGGKEKNPEDKKDPVKLRQKLEKLDAKMQALVAKREDILKLLNEAEKNAASGGAATS; the protein is encoded by the coding sequence ATGGGAGAGACAGGAGAGCCGAAGAAGGATGAACATGAAAAGGAGGAGAAGCATGCTGACAGGGAAGACAAAGAAGAGaaagacaagaagaagaagaagaagaagaagaaagacaaGGAAGGCAAAGATAAGGAAGATGGTGGGAAGGAGAAGAACCCTGAAGACAAGAAAGATCCGGTAAAACTGCGGCAGAAGCTGGAAAAGCTCGACGCCAAGATGCAGGCGCTGGTGGCGAAGAGGGAGGACATTCTGAAACTGCTTAATGAAGCCGAGAAGAATGCCGCGAGTGGAGGAGCTGCTACCTCTTAA
- the LOC127795497 gene encoding mitochondrial outer membrane protein porin of 36 kDa-like, with translation MSNRPGIYHDIGKDAEDLLYKDYTQQPPFRYKYGCFDCNFDVSCGMDEILPGLRTKFRFIIPYQNKVDLQYLHDYFGITSGISLKENILLNLSGAIGNGFFSMGTDLCFDVNRRKFDRCDAGLSINSSFLVASLTLNDMANTLRASLHTTVCPLTNTAVAAELTHKFLTNENVFTFGTQHALFPITLLKARVSSNGRIGALIQQQLLPSFFFTVAGDVDFRASTGSSETTRIAKVGLSLAVRP, from the exons atgagcAATCGCCCGGGTATCTACCATGACATTGGCAAAGATGCTGAAG ATCTTCTCTACAAGGATTATACTCAACAACCGCCATTTCGCTATAAGTATGGGTGTTTTGACTGCAATTTTGATGTGTCCTGTGGAA TGGATGAGATTCTGCCTGGACTGAGGACGAAGTTCAGGTTTATCATACCTTATCAAAACAAG GTGGATCTGCAATACTTGCATGACTATTTCGGCATCACCTCAGGCATCAGTCTGAAAGAAAACATCCTCCTAAATTTATCAGGCGCTATAGGAAATGGATTTTTCTCTATGGGTACTGACCTCTGTTTTGATGTCAACAGAAGGAAATTTGACAGATGCGATGCCGGTCTGAGCATCAACAGCAGCTTCCTCGTCGCCTCCTTAACGCT GAATGATATGGCCAACACTTTGAGGGCTTCCCTGCACACCACAGTGTGTCCCCTAACCAACACAGCCGTTGCAGCAGAGCTTACTCATAAATTCTTGACCAACGAGAATGTCTTCACATTTGGCACCCAGCACGCGCTATTCCCCATCACGTTGCTGAAAGCTCGAGTAAGCAGCAATGGCAGGATAGGCGCCCTGATTCAGCAACAGTTGTTGccatcattcttcttcaccgtgGCTGGAGATGTGGATTTCAGGGCTTCAACTGGCTCATCTGAAACCACTAGGATTGCTAAGG
- the LOC127795747 gene encoding F-box/kelch-repeat protein SKIP11-like — MQTANEFALSPADASNSKQVHGDCSNSSSSLNPALDQDVSNNCLLHCSRADYGSIASLNKSFRSLLRSGELYRLRRERGIIEHWVYFSCGPVEWQAFDPVRRRFMHLPKIPEIDSNVCFVCSDKESLAVGTELLLFGKDIMSFVIYKYSLLTNLWSISPNMNQGRCLIGSASLGETAIVAGGCDLKGNILQSAELYDSNTGSWTTLPDINTPRKMCSGFFMDGKFYVIGGIGRENRTLISGEMYDMETRTWTEIPSMFPSHNPEAEPPGTTKAPPLVAVVKNELYAADPEESVLRKYDKEKNVWDTIGPLPESSHSMQGWGIAFRACGDQLLVIGGTRYGQVVEINGWVPDAGPLRWNLLGRKYLGNFVYNCTVMGC; from the coding sequence ATGCAGACTGCGAACGAATTTGCACTCTCTCCAGCTGATGCTTCAAATAGTAAGCAAGTGCACGGTGATTGCTCAAATTCAAGTTCTTCTCTCAACCCAGCACTTGACCAAGACGTCTCTAATAACTGTCTCCTCCACTGCTCAAGAGCAGATTATGGTTCAATTGCTTCCCTGAACAAAAgctttcgatctttgcttcggAGCGGTGAGCTATATAGGCTAAGGCGGGAAAGGGGCATTATTGAACACTGGGTTTACTTCTCCTGTGGCCCTGTTGAATGGCAGGCATTTGATCCTGTTCGCCGGCGATTCATGCATTTgccaaaaattccagaaattgaTTCAAATGTGTGCTTTGTGTGTTCGGACAAGGAATCGTTGGCTGTAGGTACTGAACTCCTCCTTTTTGGGAAGGATATTATGTCCTTTGTGATCTACAAATACAGCCTATTGACAAATTTGTGGTCGATCAGTCCCAATATGAATCAAGGTAGATGCTTGATTGGGTCTGCAAGTCTCGGGGAAACTGCAATTGTTGCAGGAGGCTGTGACCTAAAAGGAAATATCTTGCAATCGGCAGAGCTGTATGACTCGAATACTGGTAGCTGGACAACTCTTCCGGACATAAACACGCCGAGAAAAATGTGTTCAGGGTTTTTCATggatggcaagttttatgtcaTTGGTGGAATTGGGCGAGAGAATCGCACGCTGATATCAGGAGAGATGTATGATATGGAGACGAGAACGTGGACTGAGATTCCTAGTATGTTCCCTTCACACAATCCTGAAGCTGAGCCACCTGGCACAACCAAGGCGCCTCCTCTGGTTGCAGTTGTAAAGAACGAGCTCTATGCAGCTGATCCTGAAGAATCAGTATTGAGGAAATATGACAAGGAGAAGAATGTGTGGGATACAATTGGGCCATTGCCTGAAAGTTCACATTCCATGCAAGGTTGGGGGATAGCATTCAGGGCTTGCGGAGACCAACTTCTTGTCATTGGCGGAACCAGATATGGACAGGTCGTGGAGATTAATGGTTGGGTTCCGGATGCAGGTCCTCTTCGGTGGAACTTACTGGGTAGGAAGTATTTAGGAAACTTTGTCTATAATTGCACCGTCATGGGTTGCTGA
- the LOC127795569 gene encoding 18.1 kDa class I heat shock protein-like: MENVWGRKIAADRKSYPNPTVEELMPPFSWADDPSDNYLIVDLPGFKKEELSVQVDEHGDIQVKGRRIANENKTVQLDQTFRMPPNSNTHNISARFDSGILYVIVPKEVKKEDQDPRDEVTANDEKRPDEPKADAITQDLTEKRENDENATATREEGFQPPTPAGMRRRPEDGLQASVAEMLSDGKRIVVELLIRKKEIVITAVLAFSLGVFVSQKFQSNVGIGCD; this comes from the exons ATGGAAAACGTATGGGGAAGAAAAATTGCCGCTGATAGGAAAAGCTACCCCAATCCTACAGTTGAGGAGCTTATGCCGCCTTTTTCCTGGGCCGACGATCCTAGTGACAATTATTTGATTGTTGATCTTCCTG GTTTCAAGAAAGAAGAGTTGTCGGTTCAAGTTGATGAGCACGGTGATATACAGGTCAAAGGACGGAGAATAGCGAACGAGAACAAGACTGTCCAATTAGATCAGACCTTCAGAATGCCGCCGAACTCAAACACACACAATATCAGCGCGAGATTTGATAGCGGAATCCTGTACGTCATTGTACCCAAGGAAGTGAAAAAAGAGGATCAAGATCCACGCGACGAGGTAACCGCCAACGACGAGAAAAGGCCCGACGAACCGAAAGCGGATGCAATCACCCAAGACTTGACCGAAAAGCGCGAGAATGATGAGAATGCGACAGCAACTCGCGAAGAAGGGTTTCAGCCTCCGACGCCGGCGGGGATGAGACGGAGGCCGGAGGACGGCTTGCAGGCAAGCGTAGCGGAGATGTTAAGCGACGGAAAACGAATCGTCGTGGAGCTATTGATTAGGAAAAAGGAAATAGTAATCACTGCTGTGCTTGCGTTTTCGCTGGGCGTCTTCGTCTCTCAAAAGTTTCAATCAAACGTAGGGATTGGATGTGATTGA